In Plantibacter sp. PA-3-X8, one DNA window encodes the following:
- a CDS encoding PHP domain-containing protein, with amino-acid sequence MHGPADLHTHSSVSDGTETPTQLMRAAGAAGLGTIALTDHDSTAGWAEAAVESRRQGITLLPGMELSTRYEWRSVHLLAYLIDPLNGDLLQETAKIRESRLRRAEGIVARIGGDYPLSWADVLAQTREGATVGRPHIADALIALGIVADRGEAFDGILHPRTGYYAPHYAPDPLTAVKLVRAAGGVPVIAHPVPAGRDRMLPEPYFRELADAGLFGLEIEHRENTEEGKVVVRRIASELGLVATGSSDYHGTGKPNRLGENTTDIDVVRRIVAEATGSAPVLPD; translated from the coding sequence ATGCACGGCCCCGCCGATCTGCACACGCACTCGAGCGTCTCGGACGGCACGGAGACGCCGACGCAGCTGATGCGCGCTGCCGGTGCCGCGGGGCTCGGCACGATCGCCCTCACCGACCACGACTCCACCGCCGGTTGGGCCGAGGCGGCCGTCGAGTCGCGCCGCCAGGGCATCACCCTGCTCCCCGGAATGGAACTGAGCACCCGCTACGAATGGCGGAGCGTGCACCTGCTCGCGTACCTCATCGATCCGTTGAACGGCGACCTGCTCCAGGAGACCGCGAAGATCCGGGAGTCCCGGCTCCGGCGGGCCGAAGGCATCGTGGCACGCATCGGTGGCGACTACCCGCTGTCCTGGGCGGACGTCCTCGCGCAGACCCGCGAAGGTGCGACCGTCGGACGGCCTCACATCGCCGACGCCCTCATCGCCCTCGGGATCGTGGCCGACCGTGGCGAAGCCTTCGACGGCATCCTGCATCCGCGCACCGGGTATTACGCGCCGCACTACGCGCCCGACCCGCTCACCGCGGTCAAGCTCGTCCGCGCCGCCGGTGGCGTCCCCGTGATCGCCCACCCGGTCCCGGCTGGCCGCGACCGGATGCTGCCCGAGCCGTACTTCCGAGAACTCGCTGACGCGGGCCTGTTCGGGCTCGAGATCGAGCACCGCGAGAACACCGAGGAGGGGAAGGTCGTCGTGCGGCGTATCGCCTCCGAGCTGGGCCTCGTCGCGACCGGTTCGAGCGACTATCACGGGACCGGTAAGCCGAACCGCCTCGGCGAGAACACCACGGACATCGACGTGGTCCGGCGCATCGTGGCCGAGGCCACCGGCTCGGCACCCGTCCTGCCTGACTGA
- a CDS encoding DEAD/DEAH box helicase, with protein sequence MTALTGISVTFSDLGVDQDIVDALTTKGIIEPFPIQEQTIPLGLAGQDIIGQAKTGTGKTFGFGIPIVQRLGLDPAPGVKTLVVVPTRELAVQVSEDIEILISNRSTTLVSIYGGKAYEGQIEQLKAGAQIVVGTPGRLIDLNNQRLLDLSGITEMVLDEADKMLDLGFLADIEKLFSKTPAARHTMLFSATMPGPIVALARRFMSKPIHIRASDPDEGLTQANIKHLIYRAHSLDKDEVISRILQAEGRGKTVIFTRTKRAAAKLVEELTDRGFNAAAVHGDLNQEQRERAMASFKAGKRDVLIATDVAARGIDVDDVTHVINHTIPEDEKTYLHRVGRTGRAGKTGIAVTFVDWDDLHKWALINRALEFGQPEPTETYSSSPHLFTDLGIAEGTKGRLKPAKAVEPAPRREGSRSAGGRDGSRTGGGRDGSRTSGGRGGERGGRGGDRTQPTSTRLESQPSTRAHSRTHDAASTDTVDRSAPAAGTHDGHGPEHRDGNSAPRRRSRTRRTAPPAPTA encoded by the coding sequence ATGACTGCACTGACAGGTATCTCCGTGACTTTCTCTGATCTCGGTGTCGACCAGGACATCGTCGACGCCCTCACGACCAAGGGCATCATCGAACCATTCCCCATCCAGGAGCAGACGATCCCCCTCGGGCTCGCCGGCCAGGACATCATCGGCCAGGCCAAGACGGGCACGGGCAAGACCTTCGGGTTCGGCATCCCGATCGTCCAGCGCCTCGGCCTCGACCCGGCTCCCGGCGTCAAGACCCTCGTGGTCGTCCCGACCCGTGAGCTCGCCGTCCAGGTGTCCGAGGACATCGAGATCCTCATCTCGAACCGGTCGACGACGCTCGTCTCCATCTACGGCGGCAAGGCCTACGAGGGGCAGATCGAGCAGCTGAAGGCCGGCGCCCAGATCGTCGTCGGCACGCCCGGCCGTCTCATCGACCTCAACAACCAGCGCCTCCTCGACCTCTCGGGCATCACCGAGATGGTGCTCGACGAGGCCGACAAGATGCTCGACCTCGGCTTCCTCGCCGACATCGAGAAGCTCTTCTCGAAGACCCCCGCCGCGCGTCACACGATGCTGTTCTCAGCGACCATGCCCGGTCCGATCGTGGCCCTGGCCCGCCGCTTCATGAGCAAGCCGATCCACATCCGCGCGAGCGACCCCGACGAGGGGCTCACGCAGGCCAACATCAAGCACCTCATCTACCGCGCGCACTCGCTCGACAAGGACGAGGTGATCTCGCGCATCCTGCAGGCCGAGGGTCGCGGCAAGACCGTGATCTTCACGCGGACCAAGCGTGCCGCCGCGAAGCTCGTCGAGGAACTGACCGACCGCGGGTTCAACGCCGCGGCGGTGCACGGCGACCTGAACCAGGAGCAGCGCGAGCGGGCGATGGCGTCGTTCAAGGCCGGCAAGCGCGACGTCCTGATCGCCACCGATGTCGCCGCTCGTGGCATCGACGTCGACGACGTCACCCACGTCATCAACCACACGATCCCCGAGGACGAGAAGACGTACCTCCACCGCGTCGGCCGTACCGGTCGCGCCGGGAAGACGGGTATCGCCGTCACGTTCGTCGACTGGGACGACCTCCACAAGTGGGCGCTCATCAACCGCGCCCTCGAGTTCGGTCAGCCGGAACCGACGGAGACCTACTCCTCGAGCCCGCACCTGTTCACCGACCTCGGGATCGCGGAGGGCACGAAGGGCCGGCTGAAGCCCGCCAAGGCCGTCGAGCCCGCCCCGCGGCGCGAGGGTTCGCGGAGCGCAGGCGGACGCGACGGTTCGCGGACCGGCGGCGGACGCGACGGTTCACGGACCAGCGGCGGTCGCGGTGGTGAGCGCGGCGGACGCGGAGGCGACCGCACGCAGCCGACCAGCACCCGGCTCGAGTCCCAGCCGAGCACCCGCGCCCACTCGCGGACGCACGACGCCGCCTCGACCGACACCGTCGACCGCAGCGCGCCCGCAGCAGGCACCCACGACGGCCACGGTCCGGAGCACCGCGACGGCAACAGCGCTCCCCGCCGTCGGAGCCGGACGCGCCGCACCGCTCCCCCGGCTCCCACGGCGTAG
- a CDS encoding ferritin-like fold-containing protein, translating to MARWFARRRRPGTQTPRLRSREDAVQATRVDLHELAPSTADYLGQVAQLQLGFFMTLSFAVEHAPNDADRETVAEAAATALRKHQALLAWLRRTSDDPGAVLEPYARTRDEFQAILRTGTWDELLLGVLVARGFLDEFFAQLARGLDGADARDLAAIVAPGPEEDPLVGILHRVIATHPERASTLAMWGRRLLGDTMLVARSALVTESKALPDDARVEPVYTELIANHTRRMDALGLTA from the coding sequence ATGGCTCGTTGGTTTGCACGACGTCGGCGTCCCGGCACCCAGACGCCTCGTCTGCGCTCGCGGGAGGACGCCGTCCAGGCGACCCGCGTCGACCTCCACGAGCTCGCGCCCAGCACCGCCGACTACCTCGGTCAGGTGGCGCAACTGCAGCTCGGGTTCTTCATGACGCTGTCGTTCGCGGTCGAGCACGCTCCGAACGACGCCGATCGGGAGACGGTCGCCGAGGCCGCCGCCACGGCGCTGCGCAAACACCAGGCGCTACTCGCCTGGCTCCGCCGGACGAGCGACGACCCGGGCGCCGTGCTCGAACCCTACGCACGCACGCGAGACGAGTTCCAGGCGATCCTGCGCACCGGCACCTGGGACGAACTCCTGCTGGGCGTCCTCGTGGCGCGGGGCTTCCTCGACGAGTTCTTCGCGCAGCTCGCGCGCGGCCTGGACGGGGCGGACGCCCGCGACCTGGCTGCGATCGTCGCCCCCGGTCCGGAGGAGGACCCGCTCGTCGGGATCCTGCACCGGGTGATCGCAACGCATCCCGAGCGCGCTTCGACGCTCGCGATGTGGGGCCGTCGGTTGCTCGGCGACACCATGCTCGTCGCCAGGTCCGCCCTCGTGACCGAGAGCAAGGCGCTGCCGGACGACGCCCGGGTCGAACCGGTCTACACGGAGCTCATCGCGAACCACACCAGACGGATGGACGCGCTCGGGCTCACGGCCTGA
- a CDS encoding DUF3107 domain-containing protein, with amino-acid sequence MEIRIGILNSPREIGFETSQPASEIEQAVKTALETDAKLLALKDDKGTSYLIPTAGIGYVELGTEESRRIGFVG; translated from the coding sequence GTGGAAATTCGCATCGGAATCCTCAACAGCCCTCGCGAGATCGGCTTCGAGACCTCGCAGCCGGCGTCGGAGATCGAGCAGGCGGTCAAGACCGCGCTCGAGACGGACGCCAAGCTGCTCGCGCTCAAGGACGACAAGGGCACCAGCTACCTCATCCCGACCGCGGGCATCGGCTACGTCGAGCTCGGAACCGAGGAGTCCCGCCGCATCGGATTCGTCGGCTGA
- a CDS encoding UrvD/REP family ATP-dependent DNA helicase codes for MTVPDASDDPTGAVRDADRAPVGGPAVGTCVRVDDSQEAVLRLADDRSAVVLGAPGTGKTTTLIEAVAERVHSRGLRTDEVLVIASSRSSAQVLRDRLEARVARATPGSLARTAISLALEVIAGSGAFAGSGRPRLLTGGEQDQTIAERLLGDEQDATGPLWPAELGPEVRRLQGFRTELRNLMERSVEHDVAPAELRRLGTEHGRPEWVASAGFIEGFLADDWRGHLTPAAALARAVRLLDEQEPGTGVLGSLRVVFVDDAQEATHGVLQLFAALARHGVTIVAFGDPDLTTGAFHGARADALGRFAEVLGRPVDTLVLGQVHRGTPDIRATVRGVAERIGTAGAGLHRTAASPVDDAETPEHSVVTVAAGSPAEQIAVIARFLRERHVLDGVAWADMAVVVRSGGLIPAIERGLSSLEVPTRASTGGAPLRDHPFVRSVLLAMSVALGRTSLDAEVVTELLHSALGGLDSIGVRRLRAALRHADLAEGLDRSADRLLEEAFAVPGALIGLETPSAARARSLADSLAEASAQAAAGASAEELVYGLWSRSRLERPWVSLSKGSGQAAEEANRDLDAITQLADAARTFVEAEPDTPASVFLDRLLEQTVGDDSLAPTGRREAVTIATPAALVGTAFDTVVVAGMQDGVWPNLRVRDSLLGASELVELLEGTATATADARRAVLHDELRLFAQATSRAHRSLMVVAVVDDDHQASPFLTLLPEPDPHRASLSPLSLRGLVGTLRRSLTRRIRPADPAERAASASALAILATAGVPGAPTEEWYGVAAPSSTAPLHDPAVEELPVSPSRMEAFEECPLHWAIARLGGGASGFASGLGTIVHAALEHAESSDEAALWAAVEDRWDELHFEADWEGAATKRRAAELVHRLSSYLHDAERAGVTSIGNESRFSLRIPIGELGGAAVLGGSIDRVELVPDADGTRRVVIADLKTGGSAPRQDREVADMAQLGAYQLALASGAITGTEGLLSGGAKLIVVSAGTKRKEYYDPAQPAFDDEALERFRERVLADAVGMAGAVFEARVGTHCHDPFAFGECAIHVIPAVSS; via the coding sequence ATGACGGTTCCCGACGCCTCCGACGATCCGACGGGTGCGGTCCGTGACGCGGACCGCGCGCCCGTCGGCGGCCCGGCTGTCGGCACGTGCGTCCGGGTCGACGACTCGCAGGAGGCCGTGCTGCGGCTCGCGGACGACCGGTCCGCCGTCGTGCTCGGGGCTCCCGGCACGGGCAAGACCACGACGCTCATCGAAGCGGTCGCGGAACGCGTGCACTCGCGCGGTCTGCGTACCGACGAGGTGCTCGTCATCGCCTCCTCCCGGTCGTCGGCGCAGGTCCTCCGCGACCGCCTCGAGGCACGGGTCGCGCGCGCCACACCCGGATCCCTGGCGCGCACCGCCATCTCCCTCGCGCTCGAGGTCATCGCGGGCTCCGGGGCGTTCGCCGGTTCAGGACGACCGCGGTTGCTGACGGGCGGCGAGCAGGACCAGACCATCGCCGAGCGACTCCTCGGCGACGAACAGGACGCGACCGGTCCGCTGTGGCCCGCCGAGCTCGGTCCCGAGGTCAGGCGCCTGCAGGGGTTCCGCACCGAGCTCCGGAACCTCATGGAACGCAGCGTCGAACACGACGTCGCGCCTGCCGAGCTGCGTCGGCTCGGTACGGAGCACGGGCGTCCGGAGTGGGTCGCGTCCGCGGGCTTCATCGAGGGGTTCCTCGCCGACGACTGGCGCGGACACCTCACGCCCGCGGCGGCCCTCGCCCGCGCCGTCCGGCTCCTCGACGAACAGGAACCGGGAACGGGCGTGCTCGGCAGCCTGCGGGTGGTCTTCGTGGACGACGCCCAGGAGGCGACCCACGGCGTCCTGCAGCTGTTCGCCGCGCTCGCCCGACACGGGGTCACGATCGTCGCGTTCGGCGACCCCGACCTCACGACGGGTGCCTTCCACGGTGCCCGAGCCGACGCCCTCGGGCGGTTCGCCGAGGTGCTCGGTCGCCCGGTGGACACGCTCGTCCTCGGGCAGGTCCACCGCGGGACACCGGACATCCGGGCGACGGTCCGCGGCGTCGCCGAGCGCATCGGCACGGCCGGTGCCGGACTCCACCGCACGGCCGCATCACCGGTCGATGACGCGGAGACGCCCGAACACTCCGTCGTCACCGTGGCGGCCGGTTCCCCGGCCGAGCAGATCGCGGTCATCGCGCGCTTCCTCCGCGAGCGCCACGTCCTCGACGGCGTCGCGTGGGCCGACATGGCGGTGGTCGTCCGCAGCGGCGGGCTGATCCCGGCGATCGAACGGGGCTTGTCCTCCCTCGAGGTGCCCACCCGGGCGAGCACCGGCGGAGCACCGCTGCGCGACCACCCGTTCGTCAGGTCGGTCCTCCTCGCCATGTCGGTGGCACTCGGGCGGACGTCGCTCGACGCCGAGGTCGTGACCGAACTCCTCCACAGTGCGCTCGGCGGACTGGACTCGATCGGGGTCAGGCGACTCCGGGCCGCGCTCCGCCACGCGGATCTCGCTGAGGGCCTCGACCGCAGCGCGGACCGCCTGCTGGAGGAGGCGTTCGCCGTCCCCGGTGCACTCATCGGACTCGAGACGCCCTCCGCCGCCCGCGCCCGCTCACTCGCCGACAGCCTTGCCGAGGCGAGCGCGCAGGCGGCGGCGGGCGCTTCGGCCGAGGAGCTCGTCTACGGCCTCTGGTCGCGGAGCAGGCTCGAGCGCCCCTGGGTCTCGCTGTCGAAGGGCAGCGGTCAGGCCGCCGAGGAGGCGAACCGCGACCTCGACGCGATCACCCAGCTGGCCGATGCGGCACGTACCTTCGTCGAGGCGGAGCCCGACACCCCGGCCTCCGTCTTCCTCGACCGCCTGCTCGAACAGACGGTCGGCGACGACTCCCTCGCGCCGACGGGCCGCCGGGAGGCGGTCACGATCGCGACGCCCGCCGCCCTGGTCGGGACCGCGTTCGACACGGTCGTCGTCGCCGGCATGCAGGACGGCGTGTGGCCCAACCTGCGGGTCCGCGACTCACTGCTCGGCGCTTCGGAGCTCGTGGAGCTGCTGGAGGGCACGGCCACCGCGACGGCGGACGCACGACGCGCGGTCCTCCATGACGAGCTCCGACTCTTCGCCCAGGCGACCTCTCGTGCGCACCGGTCGCTCATGGTGGTCGCGGTCGTCGACGACGACCACCAGGCGAGCCCGTTCCTCACGCTGCTCCCAGAACCCGATCCGCACCGGGCATCCCTGTCACCCCTGTCGCTCCGGGGGCTCGTCGGCACCCTGCGTCGCTCGCTCACCCGCCGGATCCGCCCCGCGGACCCGGCCGAGCGTGCCGCGTCCGCCTCGGCCCTGGCCATCCTCGCGACAGCGGGAGTCCCCGGCGCTCCGACCGAGGAGTGGTACGGCGTGGCCGCACCGAGCTCGACGGCACCGCTGCACGACCCCGCCGTCGAGGAGCTGCCGGTCTCCCCGTCCCGCATGGAGGCCTTCGAGGAGTGCCCGCTGCACTGGGCGATCGCCCGACTGGGCGGCGGTGCCTCCGGGTTCGCCTCCGGTCTCGGCACGATCGTGCATGCCGCGCTCGAACACGCGGAGTCCTCCGACGAGGCCGCGCTCTGGGCGGCGGTGGAGGACCGCTGGGACGAACTCCACTTCGAAGCGGACTGGGAGGGCGCGGCGACGAAACGGCGTGCGGCGGAACTCGTCCATCGGCTGTCCTCGTACCTCCACGACGCGGAGCGCGCAGGAGTCACCTCGATCGGCAACGAGAGCCGGTTCAGCCTCCGCATCCCCATCGGTGAATTGGGCGGCGCGGCCGTGCTCGGCGGCTCGATCGACCGCGTCGAACTCGTGCCCGACGCCGACGGGACTCGACGCGTCGTGATCGCCGACCTCAAGACCGGCGGCTCGGCGCCCAGACAGGACCGGGAGGTCGCCGACATGGCGCAGCTCGGTGCCTACCAGCTCGCGCTGGCGTCCGGTGCGATCACCGGTACGGAGGGGCTGCTGAGCGGTGGCGCGAAGCTCATCGTCGTGTCGGCCGGCACGAAGCGCAAGGAGTACTACGACCCGGCCCAGCCCGCCTTCGACGACGAAGCCCTCGAGCGCTTCCGCGAGCGTGTTCTGGCGGACGCGGTCGGCATGGCGGGCGCGGTGTTCGAGGCCCGTGTCGGGACCCACTGCCACGACCCGTTCGCGTTCGGCGAGTGCGCCATCCACGTCATCCCGGCGGTGAGCTCGTGA
- a CDS encoding ATP-dependent DNA helicase: protein MRHPRHPGGELVSTEETYSAEMLAGLLGLPQPTTQQVEVIEAPMAPVLVVAGAGSGKTETMASRVVWLLANRHVSVDGILGLTFTRKAAGELAARIGKRIAALQDIGILDPAADALFDRPEVSTYNAYANALFRDNALLVGREPESVLLSEASAWRLARRVVVRHGDERLATLGKSVDQVAELVLSLSHELAEIDGTIEELLGFVERFVGIGELPDGGRGAYAQIDQAVEVVGALPVLLDLAHRYADEKRRQGLVEFSDQVALALAACERSPKVAAVARDRAGVVLLDEYQDTSVVQTRLLSTLFADHPVMAVGDPHQSIYGWRGASAANLARFSRDFGREVAATQFNLSTSWRNDRTVLEAANVLVRPLQQQAQTAGKLRVLDLEPKPGAGAGSLAVEFPETGAEEIRVVAEWCADRLLAERGGDPAGSAAILFRARRPMQEFADGLAALGVPHHILGLGGLLSSPEIVDVTAALRVIHDPGAGSSLIRLLSGPRWRIGVHDLGHLVEVARYLQAIDWKTKRYDAELAARLRESVADDDGRSIIDALDFIAADRVPAGLAAGFTDEARSRLREAGLVFASLRRRAGSGLPDLVRAVERELRLDIEVVANESTGSAARAPARLQAFHDEVISFIQAEEQVTLGSLLAWIDRSLARDDLGPASDAPDQGAVQLLTIHGSKGLEWDHVAIPRLVVDELPAKPKDGKGWVRLGTLPYDFRGDAAELPEFAWRTAETRKEVVDAQLAFSEALGERALDEERRLAYVAVTRAKHDLLLTGSFWSGDRKRPRAASTYLLELAAAGVIAPLPAASAFEENPVDAGAAVLDWPLDPLGARRSVVERAAAEVDQRRGRPEAELLATLGPLENELTLLLEERRRAATTTARGELPVRIPASKFKEFVTEPEAALERLRRPVPQRPYRQTRLGTRFHSWVEAHYGRFGLQELVDALPEELDVERPGPDASEGIGFDELTERFLASEWADVRPIEVETEIHVPLGDTGRVVVCKLDAVFERGDRFEIVDWKTGAVPTTPEDVRNASFQLALYRLAYAHHREVDPERIDAVLYYVSHDVQLRPERLYSEEELLSEWERSFGEAAESQSSNDEVSI from the coding sequence GTGCGCCATCCACGTCATCCCGGCGGTGAGCTCGTGAGCACGGAGGAGACCTACTCGGCCGAGATGCTCGCCGGCCTGCTCGGCCTCCCACAACCGACGACGCAGCAGGTCGAGGTCATCGAGGCCCCCATGGCGCCCGTGCTCGTCGTCGCCGGTGCCGGGAGCGGGAAGACCGAGACCATGGCGTCACGCGTCGTGTGGCTGCTCGCCAACCGGCACGTGAGCGTCGACGGGATCCTGGGGCTCACCTTCACCAGGAAGGCCGCGGGCGAGCTGGCGGCGCGGATCGGCAAGCGGATCGCGGCCCTGCAGGACATCGGGATCCTGGATCCCGCGGCCGACGCGCTCTTCGACCGTCCCGAGGTGTCCACCTACAACGCCTATGCGAACGCCCTGTTCCGCGACAACGCCCTCCTGGTGGGCCGTGAGCCCGAGTCCGTGCTGCTGTCGGAGGCGTCCGCCTGGCGACTCGCGAGGCGCGTCGTGGTCCGGCACGGAGACGAACGGCTCGCCACCCTCGGCAAGTCCGTCGACCAGGTGGCCGAGCTCGTCCTCTCGCTGAGCCATGAGCTCGCCGAGATCGACGGCACCATCGAGGAGCTGCTCGGCTTCGTGGAACGGTTCGTCGGCATCGGCGAGCTCCCCGACGGTGGTCGCGGTGCCTACGCGCAGATCGACCAGGCCGTCGAGGTCGTGGGTGCCCTGCCGGTCCTGCTCGACCTCGCGCACCGGTACGCCGACGAGAAGCGCCGGCAGGGACTCGTGGAGTTCTCCGACCAGGTCGCCCTCGCCCTCGCCGCCTGCGAACGTTCACCGAAGGTCGCCGCCGTCGCACGTGATCGCGCGGGCGTCGTCCTGCTCGACGAGTACCAGGACACCTCGGTCGTGCAGACCAGACTGCTGTCGACCCTGTTCGCCGACCACCCCGTCATGGCGGTCGGCGACCCGCACCAGTCCATCTACGGCTGGCGCGGCGCGAGCGCGGCGAACCTCGCACGGTTCTCACGCGACTTCGGTCGGGAGGTCGCCGCCACCCAGTTCAACCTGTCCACGAGTTGGCGGAACGACCGCACGGTCCTCGAAGCCGCGAACGTCCTCGTCCGCCCGTTGCAGCAGCAGGCGCAGACGGCGGGGAAGCTGCGAGTCCTCGACCTCGAGCCGAAGCCCGGCGCCGGGGCCGGCTCCCTCGCCGTCGAGTTCCCCGAGACCGGTGCCGAGGAGATCCGGGTGGTCGCCGAGTGGTGCGCGGACCGCTTGCTCGCCGAACGCGGGGGAGATCCGGCCGGTTCGGCCGCGATCCTGTTCCGGGCGCGTCGACCGATGCAGGAGTTCGCCGACGGCCTCGCGGCGCTCGGCGTCCCCCACCACATCCTCGGCCTCGGCGGTCTGCTCTCCTCGCCGGAGATCGTCGACGTGACGGCGGCACTGCGGGTCATCCACGATCCCGGTGCCGGGTCCTCGCTCATCAGACTCTTAAGCGGGCCTCGCTGGCGGATCGGCGTCCACGACCTCGGACACCTCGTGGAGGTGGCCCGGTACCTGCAGGCCATCGACTGGAAGACGAAGCGGTACGACGCCGAACTGGCCGCCCGGCTCCGTGAGTCGGTCGCCGACGACGACGGGCGGTCGATCATCGACGCGCTCGACTTCATCGCCGCGGACCGCGTGCCGGCGGGCCTCGCCGCAGGGTTCACCGACGAGGCGCGTTCGCGTCTCCGGGAGGCCGGACTGGTGTTCGCCTCCCTGCGGCGTCGTGCGGGCAGCGGCCTCCCCGATCTCGTCAGAGCGGTCGAGCGCGAGTTGCGGCTCGACATCGAGGTCGTCGCGAACGAGTCGACCGGCTCCGCGGCGCGCGCTCCGGCCAGACTGCAGGCCTTCCACGACGAGGTCATCTCGTTCATCCAGGCGGAGGAGCAGGTGACGCTCGGCAGCCTGCTGGCGTGGATCGACCGATCGCTCGCCCGAGACGACCTCGGACCGGCGAGCGACGCACCCGACCAGGGTGCGGTCCAATTGCTCACCATCCACGGTTCGAAGGGCCTCGAGTGGGATCATGTCGCGATCCCGCGGCTCGTGGTCGACGAACTGCCAGCCAAGCCGAAGGACGGTAAAGGCTGGGTGCGTCTCGGGACACTGCCGTACGACTTTCGAGGCGACGCGGCGGAGCTGCCGGAGTTCGCCTGGCGGACGGCCGAGACGCGGAAGGAGGTCGTCGACGCTCAGCTCGCCTTCTCGGAGGCGCTCGGCGAACGCGCGCTCGACGAGGAACGCCGGCTCGCGTATGTGGCGGTGACCCGCGCCAAGCACGACCTCCTGCTCACCGGCTCGTTCTGGTCGGGCGATCGCAAGCGGCCCCGTGCTGCGAGCACCTACCTCCTGGAGCTGGCCGCGGCGGGCGTCATCGCGCCGCTCCCCGCAGCCTCCGCCTTCGAGGAGAACCCGGTCGACGCCGGTGCTGCGGTCCTCGACTGGCCACTCGATCCGCTCGGCGCGCGTCGGAGCGTCGTCGAGCGGGCGGCGGCCGAGGTCGACCAGCGGCGCGGACGGCCCGAGGCCGAGCTGCTGGCGACCCTCGGTCCCCTCGAGAACGAGCTGACGCTGCTCCTCGAGGAACGACGCCGTGCCGCGACGACGACCGCGCGCGGTGAACTCCCCGTGCGCATCCCCGCGTCCAAGTTCAAGGAGTTCGTCACGGAACCGGAGGCCGCACTCGAACGTCTGCGTCGCCCCGTCCCGCAGCGGCCCTACCGGCAGACCCGTCTCGGCACCCGGTTCCATTCGTGGGTCGAGGCGCACTACGGACGCTTCGGATTGCAGGAGCTGGTCGACGCGCTCCCCGAGGAGCTCGACGTCGAACGCCCGGGGCCGGACGCGTCGGAGGGGATCGGGTTCGACGAGCTCACCGAGCGGTTCCTCGCCTCGGAATGGGCGGACGTACGACCGATCGAGGTCGAGACCGAGATCCACGTGCCGCTCGGCGACACCGGACGGGTGGTGGTCTGCAAGCTCGACGCGGTGTTCGAGCGCGGGGACCGGTTCGAGATCGTCGAC